Proteins encoded by one window of Vibrio panuliri:
- a CDS encoding Dps family protein: MSNQISLIGLNSEKSAQLAEQLNQLLAHYQLQYMNTRGYHWNIKGQQFFELHVKFEEIYTDLQTKVDEIAERILTLGHTPDHSFSRYLEMSDIKEHVNVTQGQECVQGLVNGFSLLIKKQREILAQAGDAEDEGTAALMGDYIREQEKLMWMLNAYLQ; encoded by the coding sequence ATGTCTAATCAAATTTCTTTAATTGGTCTAAACAGCGAAAAATCAGCTCAATTGGCAGAGCAACTAAACCAACTGTTAGCCCATTACCAACTTCAATACATGAATACTCGTGGTTACCACTGGAACATCAAAGGTCAACAGTTCTTTGAATTGCACGTTAAATTTGAAGAAATCTACACCGACCTACAAACGAAAGTGGATGAAATCGCAGAGCGTATTCTGACTCTAGGTCATACACCGGATCATAGCTTTAGTCGCTATCTTGAAATGAGTGATATCAAAGAGCATGTGAATGTGACGCAAGGTCAAGAGTGTGTCCAAGGATTAGTCAATGGCTTTAGTTTACTGATCAAGAAACAGCGCGAGATTCTTGCTCAAGCGGGTGATGCGGAAGACGAAGGTACGGCAGCATTGATGGGTGATTACATCCGCGAACAAGAAAAGTTAATGTGGATGCTAAATGCTTATCTACAGTAA